In Thalassoglobus sp. JC818, a single window of DNA contains:
- a CDS encoding VIT domain-containing protein, whose translation MTRIVSALILTVLIPSESWAQVNAGQGLGQLVVEDPISNEWTRLEIGRYHVNVVVQAPVALVQIDQSFFNPLGRQSEGTFVFNLPPGASVSRFAMYVTDDQLIEGELIDRTKADNVYTSIVNRRRDPAILEQIGDNLFRVRVFPIFERDTKRILLDFTVPLEEIEDQYHFELPLLSDLNPVWDLKIQGEISSPVAADSLTSQSHPDLEVTSDPVTNAVRFQFEQQHLNPPPSFHMSFQTPVEPAPGVDAYVSTDAGKQQMYFLAALPQTELPAVAQDDSPTDVLILVDTSMSAGTLTSHRAAVQTILRDLRDEDRVQLGCIDIDLRMLTNTWQEKNSQSLKEAMAEFGREVSLGSSYLRTGVSKALQYILHHRDPERRVHMIYVGDGVSSGEGLEENEWLTPNIDDLKKEEVAFSAILTPPPVDSPRFHVPKAIAKTGGRVFNSTSKIDLASLHTWLQSGFPSAVLVENVKLIDNDEDESSSKAAELFSDPYWVPGKSFYIYGASEPQSRIRLNLSVGGVEKSYEFDVDQETDGYASVFTGRLWAQRKLENLHIDDPDELRKQSIRLSQRWSLMTRHTAFLVLESERDYARWGINRTIRQRYWKPAQAIVSLPYPQRVLNLLKTPPEERSTSTPKNDVSESKPTRINAERFLQAARKAIASNRPTLAQSNLLVVVQSGTAQQQEEAKQLLQELSPRLDRIKALVDLGLQRGQFDLNHQVNFPTGEFFPFLVGAGGVSDQFRKLHPHVDMMMQRVRPPQEPITLAEFKDFLIKETGMNVIIDRAELSNEGISEADKISFAGIHEISLRNLLNHRVSGVQGLELTFLTHPHYLEITTHFKAEEEFQSKSYSVIDLVRTDQLPHPGLLSNPYLDADNQFANRVRAKLDKATSVESGSMKVSEFADWLRDQLAENVILDTLELSSEGIGTGDQLEIPALKNIPIRTLAELALEQADLEIEVDRETVIITTRFAADDHERMEVHSGVGVVYDMAQTHNRFGWKRPGAFGGYGGGGGGFGGGGFGGGGFGGGGGFGGGGGFGGGGGFGGGGGFGGGYGGGYGGGYGGGYGGVNLGGYGGLGGLGSGHGESGVEGEEIGISGFGSGTDDSFYTGEDAGTTEDSATAQAGNDPIESDLDLEWVVSPYSMLTGAVLNFDSSIELILDQTSGPWVSMDGEGGEIDYFSAGNLFVVRNTEKVHDELREFLAQLRKIPVAGRQVRSLELPLITEATPRGWDASEVLTMLLYTNGPWMDVHGEGGTLLLHQPSLSLLVNQTQSAHEEVDQLLTSLRRGMLLNRYQIELLKNGQPLPVDLQWSSGVTLTTLPVLPALDDAEATEHELKMLEVRQVGPSAQSWQRVDRDSEEIEIAWNDGRVRLHLPDLEARSEGNLGTISYHNLTIAEHGQWGEAIRLMADSLLPWQPHRSNEELAAQYEVTVKKETEEARTLHLRHRKSSAIAVEMTFSKKELGRLLSWEAFVADELLYGLHVAIKDEVVTITAKDSQGNVLAQWIGNETDADLSIDDLDVVDEDMLFVDRTNVETGVFEEIRQRLLAYDYSAAALLLETQLKAAPRQPLLNFLFAWCCEYQSDQIPNRVTRQRQAIQNVLTSDASNLINLVTISNFQGWKDREILKLLLSTPADSRSLAMQEAMVRLAQNLQRPQEALELLETILSDSSQETDPRRLQRIDLLLESGNFVEATQRANDYIRLHQQETTDALVEIYADLAGRFAFHNQFDTADDYAQQALQLTPDAKSKSSLFLRFLHWAAGELRVRYLAEAADLSFEKHPLDNFPLQSLLSELKPGDVDAIRQLATNSTNPVVQTEFLIRVAQYTPDNEEAATIVRELFEKHRISFGPSVSRERISRRKYFDEEREAWALNIMAGGGEHAYVIEHFENRLRTGERLETTLLTILANAYETAGETRDNQRARTENDGLNTTRPPQRRSSGFF comes from the coding sequence ATGACGCGAATTGTTTCCGCTTTGATCCTCACGGTTTTGATTCCCTCTGAATCCTGGGCGCAGGTCAATGCGGGGCAAGGACTCGGGCAACTGGTTGTGGAAGACCCTATCTCGAACGAGTGGACTCGCCTGGAGATTGGTCGGTATCACGTGAATGTCGTCGTGCAGGCTCCTGTGGCGTTGGTGCAAATTGATCAGTCATTTTTCAATCCCTTGGGGAGACAATCTGAGGGAACGTTTGTCTTCAATTTGCCACCCGGTGCATCGGTCTCTCGGTTTGCGATGTATGTGACTGACGATCAACTCATTGAAGGAGAGCTGATCGATCGCACGAAGGCGGACAACGTTTACACTTCGATCGTTAATCGACGTCGTGACCCCGCTATCCTCGAGCAGATCGGAGACAATCTGTTTCGTGTTCGTGTCTTTCCCATCTTCGAGCGCGACACCAAGCGAATCCTGCTGGACTTCACCGTTCCACTTGAAGAAATTGAAGACCAGTACCACTTCGAACTCCCGCTGCTGTCGGACCTGAATCCTGTTTGGGATCTCAAGATTCAGGGAGAGATTTCTAGTCCGGTTGCAGCAGACTCTCTGACCAGTCAATCACATCCCGATCTTGAGGTCACATCCGATCCGGTCACCAATGCCGTCCGTTTTCAGTTTGAACAACAACACTTAAACCCACCTCCTTCCTTTCACATGAGTTTTCAAACTCCCGTGGAGCCCGCTCCGGGTGTGGATGCGTATGTCAGCACCGATGCTGGTAAACAGCAGATGTATTTTCTGGCGGCACTCCCCCAAACGGAGTTGCCTGCTGTTGCTCAAGATGACTCACCCACCGATGTGCTGATTCTCGTCGATACCTCGATGAGTGCCGGGACATTAACCAGCCATCGTGCTGCTGTGCAGACGATCCTTAGGGATCTTCGAGATGAGGACCGAGTGCAATTGGGGTGTATCGATATCGATTTGCGAATGCTGACGAATACGTGGCAGGAGAAGAATTCGCAGAGTTTGAAGGAAGCGATGGCGGAGTTTGGTCGCGAGGTGAGTCTCGGATCGAGTTATTTGAGGACTGGTGTTTCTAAAGCCTTGCAATACATATTGCATCATCGCGACCCAGAACGTCGAGTCCATATGATCTACGTTGGTGACGGGGTCAGTAGCGGCGAGGGGTTGGAGGAAAACGAATGGTTGACGCCCAATATCGACGATCTAAAAAAAGAAGAGGTCGCGTTCTCTGCGATTTTGACTCCACCCCCTGTCGACTCACCACGGTTTCATGTGCCGAAAGCGATCGCAAAAACAGGTGGCCGAGTATTTAATTCGACATCCAAGATCGATCTCGCTTCTTTGCATACATGGCTGCAATCCGGGTTTCCTTCAGCGGTCCTTGTTGAGAATGTCAAGCTGATCGATAACGACGAAGATGAATCCAGTTCGAAGGCTGCAGAATTGTTTTCCGATCCCTATTGGGTTCCAGGGAAGTCTTTCTACATCTATGGAGCATCAGAGCCACAAAGTCGCATTCGCTTGAACCTTTCCGTTGGTGGAGTCGAGAAAAGTTACGAGTTTGATGTCGATCAGGAAACGGATGGTTACGCTTCAGTCTTCACCGGCCGATTATGGGCTCAACGCAAGCTGGAAAACCTGCACATTGACGATCCCGACGAATTGCGCAAGCAATCAATTCGACTTTCTCAGCGCTGGAGTCTGATGACGCGTCACACTGCGTTTCTTGTATTGGAAAGTGAACGAGACTATGCCCGCTGGGGGATCAATCGCACTATTCGTCAGCGCTACTGGAAACCGGCTCAGGCGATCGTTTCCCTGCCTTATCCGCAGCGTGTACTCAATCTACTGAAGACACCGCCAGAGGAGCGTTCAACAAGTACACCAAAGAATGATGTGTCAGAATCAAAGCCTACGCGAATCAACGCTGAACGATTCTTGCAGGCGGCCCGCAAAGCGATCGCAAGTAATAGACCGACACTTGCTCAGAGCAATCTCCTCGTGGTTGTGCAGTCCGGAACTGCCCAGCAGCAGGAAGAAGCGAAACAGCTCCTGCAGGAACTATCGCCGCGACTCGATCGGATTAAGGCTTTGGTCGATCTCGGATTACAACGTGGTCAATTCGACCTTAATCATCAGGTGAATTTCCCGACTGGCGAATTCTTCCCGTTTCTGGTGGGAGCCGGTGGAGTCAGCGATCAATTTCGCAAGCTTCATCCGCACGTTGACATGATGATGCAGCGAGTTCGGCCACCTCAGGAACCGATCACACTGGCAGAATTCAAAGATTTCCTGATTAAGGAGACAGGAATGAACGTGATCATCGATCGAGCAGAGCTGTCGAATGAAGGGATCAGTGAGGCTGACAAAATCTCATTTGCTGGTATTCACGAAATCTCGTTGCGCAATCTCCTTAATCATCGTGTGTCGGGAGTCCAAGGTCTCGAATTGACTTTCTTGACGCACCCGCACTATCTCGAAATCACAACGCATTTTAAGGCTGAGGAGGAGTTTCAGTCGAAGAGCTATTCAGTGATCGATCTTGTCCGGACGGACCAACTTCCGCATCCAGGGTTACTCTCGAATCCGTATCTGGACGCCGACAATCAGTTTGCCAATCGCGTGAGGGCGAAACTCGACAAAGCAACCTCAGTCGAATCTGGCTCGATGAAGGTCTCGGAATTTGCAGACTGGCTGCGGGATCAACTCGCTGAGAATGTGATTCTGGACACGTTGGAACTCAGTTCCGAGGGAATTGGTACTGGCGATCAACTGGAAATCCCGGCACTTAAGAATATTCCAATCAGAACCCTTGCCGAACTTGCCCTGGAGCAGGCTGATTTGGAGATCGAAGTTGATCGCGAAACCGTCATCATCACGACACGCTTTGCAGCAGATGATCATGAGAGAATGGAGGTTCATTCCGGAGTGGGCGTCGTTTACGACATGGCTCAAACGCATAATCGTTTCGGCTGGAAGCGACCAGGAGCCTTTGGTGGGTATGGCGGTGGCGGCGGTGGATTTGGCGGTGGTGGATTTGGCGGTGGTGGATTTGGCGGCGGCGGTGGATTTGGCGGCGGCGGTGGATTTGGCGGCGGCGGTGGATTTGGCGGCGGCGGTGGATTTGGTGGCGGCTACGGTGGTGGCTACGGTGGTGGCTACGGTGGTGGCTACGGCGGGGTTAACCTTGGAGGTTACGGTGGCCTTGGAGGATTAGGGAGCGGCCACGGCGAGTCGGGAGTTGAAGGCGAGGAAATTGGAATCAGTGGTTTCGGCTCCGGGACCGATGACTCGTTTTATACGGGCGAAGATGCAGGAACGACCGAGGACTCGGCTACTGCACAGGCTGGGAATGATCCAATCGAAAGCGATCTCGATCTGGAGTGGGTTGTGTCACCTTACTCAATGTTGACGGGAGCTGTTCTGAATTTTGATTCCAGTATCGAGCTGATCCTCGATCAGACTTCCGGCCCATGGGTGAGTATGGACGGAGAAGGTGGCGAGATCGACTATTTCAGCGCAGGGAATCTTTTCGTAGTGCGCAATACCGAGAAAGTCCACGACGAGCTTCGTGAATTCCTTGCCCAACTTCGCAAGATCCCTGTGGCGGGCCGGCAAGTCAGATCTTTGGAACTGCCTCTCATCACCGAGGCCACTCCTCGTGGCTGGGATGCGTCAGAAGTTCTAACGATGCTGCTTTACACAAACGGTCCATGGATGGATGTTCATGGCGAAGGTGGCACGCTTCTTCTTCATCAGCCGTCGCTTTCACTATTGGTGAATCAAACTCAATCGGCGCACGAGGAAGTCGATCAACTTCTCACGTCATTGAGACGAGGGATGTTGCTGAATCGCTATCAAATCGAACTGCTGAAAAACGGCCAGCCATTGCCGGTCGACCTGCAGTGGAGTTCAGGCGTCACATTGACAACGCTTCCCGTCCTGCCTGCATTGGATGATGCTGAGGCAACAGAGCACGAATTGAAGATGCTCGAGGTGCGCCAAGTCGGTCCGTCCGCCCAATCCTGGCAGCGAGTCGACAGAGATTCTGAGGAAATCGAAATTGCCTGGAATGATGGTCGTGTGCGGCTGCATCTGCCCGATCTGGAAGCGCGTTCAGAAGGCAACTTAGGGACCATTTCATACCACAATCTGACAATCGCCGAACACGGTCAATGGGGAGAGGCGATTCGACTAATGGCGGACAGTCTCCTGCCCTGGCAACCGCACCGCAGCAATGAGGAGCTCGCTGCTCAATACGAGGTGACAGTCAAGAAAGAGACGGAAGAAGCTCGGACACTTCATCTGAGACATCGCAAGTCCTCCGCAATCGCAGTGGAGATGACGTTCTCAAAGAAAGAACTGGGACGCCTCCTGTCCTGGGAAGCCTTCGTGGCCGACGAGTTGCTTTACGGACTACATGTCGCGATCAAAGACGAAGTCGTCACGATTACGGCGAAAGACTCTCAGGGAAACGTACTTGCTCAATGGATCGGCAACGAAACCGATGCCGACCTCTCGATTGACGATCTTGACGTCGTCGACGAGGACATGCTGTTTGTTGATCGGACCAACGTCGAAACCGGAGTCTTTGAAGAAATCCGCCAGCGTCTTTTGGCCTACGACTACTCGGCAGCAGCCCTGCTTCTGGAAACCCAACTGAAAGCAGCTCCCCGGCAACCATTGCTAAACTTTCTTTTCGCATGGTGCTGCGAGTATCAATCTGACCAAATTCCGAATCGCGTCACGAGGCAACGTCAAGCGATCCAAAACGTCCTCACTTCTGATGCCAGCAACTTGATCAATCTGGTGACGATATCCAATTTCCAGGGATGGAAAGATCGAGAAATTTTGAAACTGCTGCTCTCTACACCAGCGGACTCGCGGAGTCTGGCAATGCAAGAGGCCATGGTGCGACTGGCTCAAAATCTCCAGCGACCTCAGGAGGCTCTGGAACTGCTTGAAACCATTCTCAGTGATTCCTCTCAAGAGACCGATCCCCGTAGACTGCAACGAATCGATCTTCTGCTCGAGTCTGGCAATTTCGTTGAGGCAACACAACGTGCGAATGATTACATAAGGCTTCATCAACAGGAGACGACGGACGCTCTCGTTGAAATTTACGCAGATCTGGCCGGCCGCTTTGCGTTTCACAACCAGTTCGACACAGCTGATGATTATGCCCAGCAGGCACTGCAACTCACGCCGGATGCGAAATCAAAGTCCAGTTTGTTTCTGCGATTTCTGCATTGGGCTGCAGGAGAACTGCGTGTTCGATATCTCGCCGAAGCTGCGGATTTGAGTTTCGAGAAACATCCTCTCGACAACTTTCCGCTGCAATCTTTGTTAAGCGAATTAAAGCCGGGCGACGTCGATGCGATTCGACAACTCGCTACGAATTCGACAAACCCGGTCGTGCAAACCGAATTCCTGATTCGCGTTGCTCAGTACACACCAGACAACGAGGAGGCCGCAACGATTGTCCGTGAATTGTTTGAGAAGCACAGAATTTCTTTCGGGCCGTCAGTCAGCAGAGAAAGAATCTCGAGGAGAAAATACTTTGATGAAGAACGAGAAGCCTGGGCTTTAAATATCATGGCTGGTGGAGGCGAACATGCTTACGTCATCGAGCACTTTGAAAACCGCCTTCGCACGGGAGAACGACTCGAAACCACACTCCTCACGATTCTCGCCAATGCTTACGAAACAGCTGGCGAAACCCGCGACAACCAGCGTGCAAGAACTGAGAACGATGGGTTGAATACGACACGTCCTCCTCAGCGTCGATCCTCAGGATTTTTCTAA
- a CDS encoding site-specific integrase: MAFGEKSGSPNCCGNSQPLPFSRRTAATIDPGIDQHGRQLTISLRNDVEDDIQAQQVSTNSEKVQSFFDKFTRDRVRDGESLVAVVEVSGFNDWLIRMLKNYRCRKVFLIQLEERKKRMNAKRQRHHHSKLSQTRLSTDRVSRVIAMIGKEAGVLVQRADSGKREKFASAHDLRKGCALRLINAGASAETLKIVMRHKDFATTEKHYGAFRSAQSAATELNEKLSTLESTPLVGGIEKAPQLSAEELLKLKSLLNSL; this comes from the coding sequence GTGGCATTTGGGGAGAAAAGCGGCTCCCCTAACTGCTGTGGGAATTCCCAACCACTTCCTTTCAGCAGAAGAACCGCAGCGACGATAGACCCTGGAATCGATCAGCATGGACGTCAGCTCACCATCTCGCTTCGCAACGATGTTGAAGACGACATTCAGGCCCAGCAGGTTTCGACAAACTCGGAAAAGGTGCAATCGTTCTTTGACAAATTCACTCGCGACCGCGTTCGCGACGGAGAATCGCTCGTCGCGGTGGTGGAAGTCTCCGGATTCAATGACTGGCTGATTCGAATGCTCAAGAACTATCGCTGCCGAAAGGTGTTCCTGATTCAGCTTGAAGAACGTAAGAAACGAATGAATGCGAAACGACAACGTCACCACCATTCCAAGCTGTCGCAGACGAGACTTTCGACAGACCGAGTGAGTCGAGTCATTGCGATGATTGGGAAAGAAGCGGGAGTTCTGGTTCAGCGAGCAGACTCAGGCAAGCGAGAAAAGTTTGCCAGTGCTCATGACCTCAGAAAGGGTTGTGCTCTGCGGCTCATCAATGCCGGTGCGTCCGCAGAAACACTAAAGATTGTGATGCGGCACAAGGATTTTGCAACAACGGAAAAACACTACGGAGCATTCCGTTCTGCCCAATCCGCTGCAACCGAGCTCAATGAGAAGCTTTCCACCCTTGAATCCACTCCATTAGTGGGGGGAATTGAAAAAGCTCCCCAACTGTCTGCTGAGGAGCTTTTGAAGCTAAAGTCTTTGCTGAATTCACTTTAG
- a CDS encoding YdjY domain-containing protein — MKIFLACLFCLLSSASVWSQDEPKQPAESPRPLNKSETVLIDKPNNRLLLKTTVCLREGLLEMLLCTKQTKEHESILTIDAPASLIHAGLLGLGAVPGKPVQFRPEFKPPQGQVIDIFVNWTDKEGKEHRVAAQKWVRYATYRYFEAPLANLPSGVPVDVGDDSLRYDSMNKLLLWFGTMSESKRDEFLSHSDNEEYQQAIKSIFDSSQARQMKAKFIFAGSGFTKLDDGELYYQAEAGSVICVANFSDAMIDVNIESTASDAVGRSFEPYSDRIPEVGTEVTVELIPVPAETKE; from the coding sequence ATGAAGATTTTCTTAGCGTGCCTGTTCTGCCTGCTCTCCTCGGCATCAGTCTGGTCCCAGGATGAACCGAAACAACCGGCCGAATCTCCTCGCCCACTCAACAAATCGGAAACGGTTTTGATCGACAAGCCGAACAATCGGCTTCTGTTGAAGACCACGGTCTGCTTGCGAGAAGGTTTGCTGGAGATGCTGTTGTGTACGAAGCAAACGAAAGAACACGAGTCAATTTTGACGATCGACGCCCCTGCCTCACTGATCCATGCTGGTTTGCTCGGGTTGGGAGCGGTTCCAGGAAAGCCGGTCCAATTCCGCCCCGAATTCAAGCCACCTCAAGGTCAGGTCATCGACATCTTCGTCAACTGGACCGACAAAGAAGGCAAGGAGCATCGTGTTGCCGCTCAGAAGTGGGTCCGTTATGCCACGTATCGCTATTTCGAAGCTCCGCTCGCGAACCTCCCCTCCGGAGTTCCTGTCGATGTCGGAGACGATTCTCTTCGCTATGACTCGATGAACAAACTTCTCCTCTGGTTCGGAACAATGTCCGAAAGCAAACGAGACGAATTCCTCAGCCACAGCGACAATGAAGAATATCAGCAGGCCATCAAATCGATTTTCGATTCAAGCCAGGCCCGACAGATGAAAGCCAAATTCATCTTCGCAGGAAGTGGTTTCACCAAGCTGGACGACGGAGAACTCTACTACCAGGCAGAAGCCGGAAGCGTGATTTGCGTCGCGAACTTTTCTGACGCCATGATTGACGTCAACATCGAAAGCACCGCAAGCGACGCAGTCGGCCGCTCCTTCGAACCCTACTCAGACAGGATTCCAGAAGTCGGCACAGAAGTCACAGTCGAACTGATTCCCGTCCCAGCCGAGACCAAAGAGTAA
- the arfB gene encoding alternative ribosome rescue aminoacyl-tRNA hydrolase ArfB: MSELSITSRIKIPLAEIEFRYARSSGPGGQNVNKVNSQAQLFWNAKANETLPPDVLKRLLVRERNRITEEGVLRINSQQFRDQERNRRDCLNRLRQMVVESLAPAKKRKPSRLPKWAKEKRLREKKKRSDRKRMRRPPNED; the protein is encoded by the coding sequence ATGAGCGAGCTTTCGATTACTTCCAGAATCAAGATTCCGTTAGCGGAGATCGAATTTCGTTACGCGCGCAGTTCGGGTCCGGGCGGTCAGAATGTCAACAAAGTCAATTCGCAAGCGCAACTCTTTTGGAACGCGAAAGCGAATGAAACTCTTCCTCCAGATGTCCTCAAAAGACTCCTGGTGCGCGAGAGAAATCGAATTACAGAAGAGGGCGTGCTGCGAATCAACAGCCAACAGTTTCGTGATCAGGAAAGAAATCGACGAGACTGTTTGAACCGGTTGCGACAAATGGTCGTTGAGTCGTTAGCACCCGCCAAGAAACGTAAGCCATCTCGTCTTCCGAAGTGGGCTAAAGAAAAACGTCTGCGAGAGAAGAAGAAACGCTCAGATCGGAAACGGATGCGTCGGCCGCCGAATGAGGATTAA
- a CDS encoding phosphatase domain-containing protein, giving the protein MAESIPVNSLPGIQERSVRARESVVFFRSYAFYSPAGKCWHLEIHGKIYAPTRRHIRKTVLLHLFKRVVKPEKDAQIHRLFRDRADLFLNVSKANISVPIAIAEQAFVLPKSTPDGHFRTTVTVSQTELEPSIQVDEFGRRFVQLCVHLPEDDDRFFAGEVELIAPEGVSVISDIDDTIKVTNVADRRELLANTFTREFQAVPGMPETYQRLASLGTSFHYVSSSPWPLYDPLVSWLDKDSFPAGSLHLRNVRLSELRRNWKRQAAYESKRKTIESLLRSFPARQFVLCGDSGERDAELYAEIAERFRDQVSHVAIRYLSDGYHRYSRAEIASRFSNLSSDRWSIFESPDELNWTNSVGQVAVG; this is encoded by the coding sequence ATGGCGGAATCGATCCCAGTCAACTCTCTGCCAGGTATTCAAGAACGGTCCGTGCGCGCGAGAGAAAGCGTTGTTTTCTTTCGCAGCTACGCGTTCTACAGCCCCGCTGGGAAGTGTTGGCATCTCGAGATCCACGGCAAGATTTATGCCCCCACGCGTCGTCATATTCGAAAGACGGTGTTGCTGCACCTCTTCAAACGGGTAGTGAAACCGGAGAAAGATGCCCAGATCCATCGGCTCTTCCGTGATCGTGCCGATCTTTTTCTGAACGTCAGTAAAGCCAACATCTCTGTCCCGATCGCAATTGCTGAACAAGCTTTCGTCTTGCCAAAGTCGACGCCAGACGGGCACTTTCGGACCACGGTGACCGTCTCACAAACGGAACTCGAGCCATCAATTCAAGTCGATGAATTCGGTCGACGATTTGTGCAGCTTTGCGTGCATCTGCCTGAAGATGATGATCGGTTCTTCGCTGGCGAAGTCGAACTGATTGCTCCCGAGGGGGTCTCTGTCATCTCGGATATCGATGACACGATCAAAGTCACCAACGTAGCTGATCGTCGCGAATTGCTTGCAAATACGTTTACTCGTGAGTTCCAAGCCGTTCCGGGGATGCCGGAAACCTATCAGCGACTTGCTTCTCTCGGGACGAGTTTTCATTACGTTTCCTCAAGTCCGTGGCCGCTTTATGATCCTCTTGTGTCGTGGCTGGACAAAGATTCGTTCCCAGCTGGGAGCTTGCACTTAAGAAATGTTCGCCTCAGCGAGTTGCGACGAAACTGGAAACGCCAGGCGGCATACGAATCGAAGCGAAAAACAATTGAGTCGCTGCTTCGCAGCTTTCCCGCACGTCAATTCGTACTGTGTGGCGACTCGGGAGAACGCGACGCTGAACTCTATGCAGAGATCGCCGAACGATTCAGAGATCAGGTCTCACACGTCGCGATCCGTTACCTCAGCGACGGATATCATCGTTACAGCCGCGCTGAGATTGCTTCGAGGTTTTCCAACCTCAGCTCTGACCGGTGGTCAATCTTCGAATCTCCTGACGAACTTAACTGGACCAATTCAGTCGGTCAGGTTGCCGTCGGTTGA
- a CDS encoding YkgJ family cysteine cluster protein — MSDEVWYQDGLQFSCSQCGNCCTGTPGYVWVTDKEVEAIAEYLDKPVGEIRLLYTRPARGIVSLREYANGDCIFFDGEKRGCQIYPVRPAQCQTWPFWRVNIDTPEKWEETKRVCPGAGQGEFVSLESIEKQLDRTHL, encoded by the coding sequence ATGAGTGATGAAGTTTGGTATCAGGACGGCCTTCAGTTTTCGTGTTCGCAGTGTGGAAACTGCTGCACGGGGACACCGGGATATGTCTGGGTGACTGACAAAGAAGTTGAGGCAATTGCCGAATATCTCGACAAGCCTGTCGGTGAAATCCGTCTTCTCTACACACGTCCCGCTCGAGGAATTGTGTCGCTTCGCGAGTACGCCAATGGAGACTGTATCTTCTTTGATGGAGAGAAACGCGGCTGCCAAATTTATCCTGTTCGACCAGCTCAGTGTCAGACATGGCCCTTCTGGCGAGTGAATATCGATACGCCTGAAAAATGGGAAGAAACCAAAAGGGTCTGCCCGGGAGCCGGTCAGGGAGAATTCGTGAGTCTTGAGTCGATTGAGAAGCAGTTGGATAGAACGCATCTCTAA